In a genomic window of Virgibacillus sp. SK37:
- a CDS encoding MFS transporter, whose product MSIYTYEELKRYNQVLLISGIIVVAFNLRAALTSVGPLVGIIRETLALPNWSIGILTSLPLFAFALMSPIAPKLGVKYSKEVVMIAGMIILCLGLLLRSVPFVPLLFGGTILLGIGIAVANVLLPGVIKERFPNRVPLMTSVYATAMGLFAALASGVSIPIAEGAGLGWQIALGIWVVPALAAIAIWVYFVKQRTSANKVRMHYVYASNTKMWRSPLAWQVAIFMGLQAFLYNVMITWLPDILFDYGVNKETAGWMLSFNQFIGLPASLLAPIIAGKFKSQQGMVIVLSLLFFLGFAGLLVGDSYQLMVASVIIMGIGSGGIFPLALAFLGMRAKDGQEAAELSGMAQAVGYFLAAVGPILMGYLVDATGSWTYPLITLLIVSILTLIVGLGAGRNRVVSDDFAVESTN is encoded by the coding sequence TGAAGAGCTGAAGCGTTATAATCAAGTTCTTTTAATTTCAGGGATTATTGTGGTTGCTTTTAATTTGCGTGCAGCATTAACTTCTGTGGGGCCGTTAGTCGGGATCATTCGGGAAACACTGGCACTTCCGAATTGGAGTATTGGAATATTAACCAGTTTGCCTTTGTTTGCATTCGCACTAATGTCTCCGATCGCACCAAAATTGGGGGTGAAATACAGCAAAGAAGTAGTCATGATTGCCGGAATGATTATTCTTTGTCTAGGACTTTTACTGCGTTCGGTACCATTTGTACCACTTCTGTTCGGTGGTACCATATTACTTGGAATTGGAATAGCAGTAGCCAACGTCTTGCTGCCCGGTGTTATAAAAGAACGGTTTCCAAATCGGGTTCCTTTGATGACAAGTGTTTATGCAACAGCTATGGGACTGTTTGCTGCGCTTGCTTCAGGTGTTAGTATACCAATTGCTGAGGGGGCTGGCCTTGGATGGCAAATCGCACTGGGTATCTGGGTTGTTCCCGCCCTTGCTGCAATTGCAATTTGGGTTTACTTTGTCAAACAACGCACTTCTGCCAACAAAGTTCGCATGCATTATGTATACGCTAGTAACACCAAAATGTGGCGCTCGCCGCTTGCATGGCAGGTAGCTATTTTTATGGGTCTGCAGGCTTTTTTATACAATGTAATGATCACATGGCTGCCGGATATATTGTTTGATTATGGTGTAAACAAAGAAACAGCCGGCTGGATGCTATCCTTTAACCAGTTTATCGGTTTGCCTGCCAGTCTTTTAGCACCTATAATTGCGGGGAAATTTAAATCACAGCAAGGCATGGTGATTGTGCTAAGTCTTCTATTCTTTCTGGGTTTTGCTGGCTTACTTGTCGGAGATTCATATCAATTAATGGTGGCAAGTGTCATTATAATGGGCATAGGTTCAGGAGGCATCTTCCCGTTAGCATTGGCCTTTTTAGGGATGCGTGCCAAGGATGGGCAGGAAGCAGCTGAGTTATCCGGTATGGCTCAGGCTGTTGGCTACTTTTTAGCAGCTGTCGGTCCAATTCTTATGGGTTATTTAGTAGATGCCACTGGTAGCTGGACATATCCACTGATAACATTATTAATTGTTTCCATACTAACACTCATTGTTGGCCTGGGCGCCGGTCGAAACAGAGTCGTCTCCGATGACTTTGCTGTCGAATCTACAAACTGA
- a CDS encoding NAD(P)-dependent oxidoreductase: MNILLLGSTGRVGSALLEKMLHDGHEVVTLARSPEKITSEHPHLHVVTGDVLDEEALEKAMTTLSVEVVVSALNTDKNNVLSRFTPALVQLMNQYHVKRYIAIGTAGILNSRQNPDIYRFQSNESKRKSTTAAEDHLAAYQFLQSSNLDWTLVCPTYLPEGEEKGDYRVEAEVLPVDGKKISVQDTAAFAYSQLTEDTFIRKRVGIAY, encoded by the coding sequence GTGAACATATTACTATTAGGATCAACGGGGCGGGTTGGAAGTGCCCTGCTGGAGAAAATGCTGCACGATGGCCATGAGGTTGTAACACTTGCCCGATCACCTGAGAAAATAACATCTGAGCACCCACATTTGCACGTGGTCACGGGCGATGTACTGGATGAGGAAGCGTTGGAAAAAGCCATGACGACTCTTTCTGTAGAAGTGGTAGTAAGTGCATTAAATACGGATAAAAATAATGTGCTTTCCCGTTTTACACCAGCACTTGTTCAGCTCATGAACCAATATCACGTCAAAAGGTATATTGCCATTGGAACGGCAGGTATTTTAAACAGCAGGCAAAATCCTGACATCTATCGTTTTCAGTCCAATGAGTCAAAACGAAAATCAACGACTGCAGCAGAGGATCATTTAGCTGCATATCAGTTTTTACAGAGTTCAAATCTTGATTGGACCCTTGTTTGTCCAACCTATTTGCCTGAGGGGGAAGAAAAAGGAGATTACCGAGTGGAAGCAGAGGTGCTGCCAGTGGATGGCAAGAAGATTTCCGTACAGGACACGGCTGCGTTTGCTTATAGCCAGCTGACAGAGGATACATTTATCCGGAAACGTGTCGGAATTGCTTATTAG
- a CDS encoding SDR family NAD(P)-dependent oxidoreductase, which yields MSIFSNQALKNEHALITGATGGIGAATAKTLAGMGAAVTITGRNEEKLENVAEEIRSTYPDAKICKQLADLDKDSDRETLVEQAEKACGPITLLVNNAGIAGGSTVDELTKEKLESIMDINYTSTVLLTQLVYKKMLKKKRGAIVNVSSLSGLRGTHGNTAYSGSKFALIGFTQSMAVEAIEHGIRVNAVCPGWVGTAMGQQSVENKAARTGTSVEELLQSSVPSGRMSEPEEVANTIAFLMTDAAANIVGESVKISGGTVMR from the coding sequence ATGTCTATTTTCTCCAACCAAGCACTAAAAAACGAACATGCACTTATCACTGGAGCAACTGGTGGCATTGGCGCGGCTACGGCAAAGACGCTTGCAGGGATGGGGGCTGCTGTGACGATTACTGGTAGAAATGAGGAGAAGCTGGAAAATGTTGCGGAGGAAATTCGAAGCACATATCCAGATGCGAAAATATGCAAGCAGCTTGCTGATCTTGATAAAGATAGTGATCGGGAAACACTTGTAGAGCAGGCGGAGAAGGCTTGTGGACCGATTACGTTGCTTGTGAACAATGCCGGAATTGCGGGTGGCAGTACAGTGGATGAGCTGACGAAAGAAAAGCTGGAGAGCATCATGGATATTAATTATACATCGACCGTTTTACTGACACAGCTTGTTTACAAGAAGATGCTGAAGAAGAAGCGTGGGGCGATTGTTAATGTATCCTCCCTGTCCGGTTTGCGTGGGACTCATGGGAATACTGCCTATTCAGGTTCCAAATTTGCGCTGATTGGCTTTACACAATCGATGGCTGTGGAAGCGATTGAACATGGCATCCGAGTAAATGCAGTATGCCCGGGATGGGTGGGTACAGCGATGGGTCAGCAGTCTGTAGAAAATAAAGCGGCACGTACCGGTACTTCCGTGGAAGAACTTCTTCAGTCCTCTGTTCCTTCTGGTCGCATGTCAGAGCCAGAGGAAGTGGCTAATACGATAGCTTTCTTAATGACAGATGCAGCGGCAAATATTGTTGGTGAGTCTGTAAAAATCTCTGGTGGTACGGTGATGCGCTAG
- a CDS encoding GbsR/MarR family transcriptional regulator: MEGKQNNSLNGNAEEKIDQVERMMINTISETMDLYGVTPSVGRLYATMYFKHEPITLDEMKDALGMSKPSMSTSVRKLQEINIVQKVWQKGSRKDSFIAEKNFFNYFTQFYGMKWEREVSMYLASLKKAQALLKEVIEDSETDEASREKAELDYQQLADAMVYYRWLEKLTKLTKSGEIFDYIPVDDVDEV; encoded by the coding sequence ATGGAAGGAAAACAGAATAATTCACTGAATGGAAATGCGGAAGAAAAGATTGATCAGGTTGAACGTATGATGATTAATACAATCTCAGAAACGATGGATCTGTATGGCGTTACTCCTTCAGTGGGACGTTTGTATGCAACCATGTATTTTAAACATGAACCGATTACTCTCGATGAAATGAAAGACGCACTCGGTATGAGTAAACCAAGCATGAGTACTTCCGTCCGTAAGCTGCAAGAAATCAATATCGTTCAAAAGGTATGGCAAAAGGGCTCGCGAAAGGACTCGTTCATAGCTGAAAAGAATTTCTTCAATTACTTTACTCAATTTTATGGGATGAAGTGGGAACGGGAAGTGAGTATGTATTTGGCTAGTCTGAAGAAGGCCCAGGCACTACTTAAAGAGGTAATCGAGGATAGTGAGACAGACGAAGCATCAAGAGAAAAGGCTGAATTGGATTATCAACAACTCGCAGATGCCATGGTCTATTATCGTTGGTTGGAGAAGCTAACAAAGCTTACCAAATCCGGTGAAATATTTGATTATATACCTGTAGATGATGTGGATGAAGTGTAG